A genomic window from Oryctolagus cuniculus chromosome 12, mOryCun1.1, whole genome shotgun sequence includes:
- the MRPS11 gene encoding small ribosomal subunit protein uS11m isoform X1, which translates to MQVVRGAGSWLLRSWALPRTTGRVAGARALQGAPQPEAAEQAQQASAGRGGFSVYPPAPGQESSLRWAGKRFEEIPIAHIKASYNNTQIQVVSAANQPLARTSCGTEGFRNAKKGTGIAAQTAGIAAAAKASGKGVTHVRVVVKGLGPGRLSAIKGLTMGGLEVISITDNTPIPHNGCRPRKARRL; encoded by the exons ATGCAGGTCGTGCGGGGTGCCGGGTCCTGGTTGCTGCGATCCTGGGCTCTGCCCCGGACAACCGG GCGCGTGGCCGGGGCCCGGGCGCTGCAAGGCGCGCCTCAGCCGGAGGCGGCGGAGCAGGCGCAGCAGGCATCCGCGGGGCGCGGCGGCTTCAG CGTTTACCCTCCCGCTCCAGGGCAGGAGAGCTCGCTGAGGTGGGCAGGAAAGAGGTTTGAGGAGATCCCGATCGCTCACATCAAGGCGTCCTACAACAA CACACAGATCCAGGTGGTGTCTGCCGCCAACCAGCCCCTCGCCCGCACTTCCTGTGGCACAGAGGGGTTTCGGAACGCCAAGAAGGGCACTGGCATTGCCGCTCAGACCGCAGGCATAGCCGCAGCCGCG AAAGCCTCAGGGAAGGGTGTGACCCACGTCCGAGTGGTGGTGaagggcctggggccaggacGCCTG TCTGCCATCAAGGGGCTGACCATGGGGGGCCTGGAAGTGATCTCCATCACAGACAACACCCCCATCCCACACAACGGCTGCCGTCCCAGGAAGGCCAGGAGGCTGTGA
- the MRPS11 gene encoding small ribosomal subunit protein uS11m isoform X2 gives MQVVRGAGSWLLRSWALPRTTGRVAGARALQGAPQPEAAEQAQQASAGRGGFSVYPPAPGQESSLRWAGKRFEEIPIAHIKASYNNTQIQVVSAANQPLARTSCGTEGFRNAKKGTGIAAQTAGIAAAAKASGKGVTHVRVVVKGLGPGRLALTKQG, from the exons ATGCAGGTCGTGCGGGGTGCCGGGTCCTGGTTGCTGCGATCCTGGGCTCTGCCCCGGACAACCGG GCGCGTGGCCGGGGCCCGGGCGCTGCAAGGCGCGCCTCAGCCGGAGGCGGCGGAGCAGGCGCAGCAGGCATCCGCGGGGCGCGGCGGCTTCAG CGTTTACCCTCCCGCTCCAGGGCAGGAGAGCTCGCTGAGGTGGGCAGGAAAGAGGTTTGAGGAGATCCCGATCGCTCACATCAAGGCGTCCTACAACAA CACACAGATCCAGGTGGTGTCTGCCGCCAACCAGCCCCTCGCCCGCACTTCCTGTGGCACAGAGGGGTTTCGGAACGCCAAGAAGGGCACTGGCATTGCCGCTCAGACCGCAGGCATAGCCGCAGCCGCG AAAGCCTCAGGGAAGGGTGTGACCCACGTCCGAGTGGTGGTGaagggcctggggccaggacGCCTG GCGCTGACCAAGCAGGGCTGA